The proteins below are encoded in one region of Candidatus Neomarinimicrobiota bacterium:
- the cdd gene encoding cytidine deaminase yields MTQQKLIKAAQDVRERAYAKYSNFKVGAAVETSDGKIYQGCNIENASYSLTQCAERTALFTAIAAGEKKFRHLVVASENGVSPCGACRQVIWELCGDIPITIVDEQGNIKETSSAKLLPKAFGEQDLA; encoded by the coding sequence ATGACGCAGCAGAAATTAATTAAAGCAGCCCAGGATGTTCGCGAAAGAGCATATGCCAAATATTCAAATTTCAAGGTTGGAGCCGCCGTTGAAACAAGTGATGGAAAAATCTATCAGGGCTGTAATATCGAAAACGCCAGTTACAGCCTCACCCAGTGTGCCGAGCGAACAGCCCTCTTTACAGCAATTGCCGCTGGCGAGAAAAAATTCCGTCATTTGGTCGTGGCATCTGAGAATGGGGTCAGTCCCTGTGGAGCCTGTCGCCAGGTGATCTGGGAATTGTGTGGCGATATCCCCATCACCATCGTTGATGAGCAGGGCAATATCAAAGAAACCAGCTCAGCTAAGCTCCTGCCCAAAGCTTTTGGCGAGCAAGATTTGGCTTAG
- a CDS encoding M23 family metallopeptidase, with product MFRTAILSLILATVLLAQNYKWPIRASQSLSATFCEYRSGHLHAGIDIKTWGEMEVPCLAIADGYIERILIGYKGYGRGLFLRLNDGNVAVYGHLEIFTPILERSILAEQLEQDRYSVRLKFAPDQYPVKAGQVIGYSGTSGTEHPHLHFEIRDTLNQAVNPQLLYPGIKDTQPPILDEILLLPATPESRVNGSHFPVIIDLQHPDEKVHITGPFQTAVNAHDRANGTYNKYNIYQAEILVNDSLIYKRLFDQVPMRHSGLVDQVYPGIRGKRGWRFMSMFASDSLSLFAPEHLDGRIIPRGISSLEIRVKDIKGNQATKALLYGYQSPASWSVKQVDGATIITRDYPENNYERYQFYTGSDTFLPVAQTLYKFNSTTWIINTDPGDTGIRALGSLGGTIKWIIPPATRSTPELDCQWLPNGTGFILKLSSSEPTIFPLAYRLIGPHINFAGELNQTGKQQAETGLIPLNVRSGSDRLEVLQDTLIIATVDLQSLITLDPHNSSEFSLNSLGFTLQAVNNGSTPLYLHIDTTAAPYDDHPVIGASINIVGNYEDQFAGHITFQHPVIDSTYSIFKPGKKGSWKRLIHPDSSRQATLQIRSGGSFFLLQDNSAPRVKPLKRRKRYKTGNRLVFKISDNSRIIPHPRHSMIASIDGQKFFPDYNPLRKELSFHVPRGIHRGDHVFELTIQDESGNSTDFNYSFTVR from the coding sequence ATGTTTCGAACCGCTATCCTCAGCCTTATTTTGGCCACTGTCCTGCTGGCACAAAATTACAAATGGCCGATCCGTGCTTCCCAAAGTCTGTCTGCAACCTTCTGTGAATATCGATCGGGGCACCTCCATGCCGGCATTGATATCAAGACCTGGGGTGAAATGGAAGTACCCTGCCTGGCCATAGCAGATGGCTACATCGAACGCATCCTCATCGGCTATAAGGGTTACGGTCGCGGTCTGTTTCTGCGGTTGAATGATGGAAATGTGGCAGTGTATGGTCACCTTGAAATATTCACTCCCATCCTCGAACGTTCAATTCTGGCTGAACAATTGGAGCAGGATCGTTATTCAGTTCGCTTAAAGTTCGCACCAGACCAATACCCCGTCAAAGCAGGTCAGGTCATCGGCTACAGTGGAACCAGTGGAACGGAACACCCCCACCTGCATTTTGAGATAAGAGACACCCTGAACCAGGCAGTCAACCCGCAACTACTCTATCCCGGAATAAAAGACACCCAACCCCCTATCCTGGATGAGATCCTCCTCTTGCCCGCCACTCCTGAAAGCCGGGTGAACGGAAGTCATTTCCCCGTGATCATCGATTTGCAGCATCCAGATGAGAAAGTTCATATCACGGGACCCTTTCAAACAGCGGTAAACGCCCACGACCGAGCCAATGGGACCTATAATAAATACAATATTTATCAGGCTGAGATCCTGGTTAATGACTCACTGATCTATAAACGCCTATTTGACCAGGTTCCCATGCGGCACAGTGGTCTTGTTGATCAAGTATATCCAGGAATCCGCGGAAAAAGAGGGTGGCGTTTTATGTCCATGTTTGCCAGTGACTCACTCTCTCTTTTTGCTCCTGAGCATCTGGATGGCAGGATCATTCCCCGAGGTATCTCCAGTCTGGAGATCAGAGTTAAGGACATCAAAGGGAACCAGGCAACCAAGGCGCTGCTCTATGGATACCAAAGTCCAGCTTCGTGGAGTGTGAAGCAAGTTGATGGCGCCACCATCATTACCCGCGACTATCCAGAAAATAATTATGAGCGCTACCAATTTTATACAGGATCTGATACCTTCCTGCCAGTCGCCCAAACCCTCTATAAGTTCAATTCAACCACCTGGATCATCAACACAGACCCGGGAGACACCGGGATCAGAGCTTTGGGCAGTCTCGGAGGGACAATTAAATGGATCATCCCACCAGCTACTCGATCTACTCCCGAGTTGGATTGTCAATGGCTTCCCAATGGAACCGGGTTCATCTTGAAGTTATCCAGTTCCGAACCCACTATCTTTCCGCTGGCCTATCGACTTATTGGTCCCCATATCAATTTTGCAGGTGAACTGAACCAAACTGGCAAGCAACAGGCTGAAACAGGTCTCATTCCCCTGAATGTACGTAGCGGAAGTGATCGACTTGAGGTCTTACAGGATACTCTGATCATAGCCACAGTTGATCTACAATCACTGATCACCCTTGATCCTCACAACAGCAGCGAATTCTCCTTAAATTCGTTAGGCTTTACCCTGCAAGCCGTTAACAATGGCTCAACACCACTTTACCTGCATATCGATACAACCGCTGCTCCTTATGATGATCACCCGGTGATTGGGGCAAGCATTAATATCGTGGGAAATTATGAGGACCAATTTGCCGGTCATATTACTTTTCAACACCCTGTTATTGATTCCACCTACTCGATCTTCAAACCGGGGAAAAAGGGTAGTTGGAAAAGGCTTATTCATCCGGATTCCTCCCGACAGGCAACCCTGCAAATTCGATCAGGAGGCAGCTTCTTTTTACTCCAGGATAACTCAGCTCCACGCGTAAAACCACTTAAGCGAAGGAAACGATACAAAACGGGAAATCGTCTGGTGTTTAAGATCAGCGACAATAGCCGGATCATCCCCCATCCCAGGCATTCAATGATCGCTTCCATCGATGGACAGAAATTCTTTCCTGACTATAACCCTCTGAGAAAAGAACTTTCCTTTCATGTACCCCGGGGAATCCATCGGGGTGATCATGTTTTTGAGCTTACCATTCAGGATGAATCAGGCAATTCAACTGATTTCAACTACTCCTTCACTGTTCGTTAG
- a CDS encoding molecular chaperone DnaK, with amino-acid sequence MAAKKYNKSTLKKFKQLLLDERKRIIEDLDYQKSELNKTITDGAGELSSATYHMADVGTDMAEREKTSMFAHRQAKYLNDIDEALDRVNKETYGVCIICGDLIEEGRLLAALIAKYHVPCKETQNQRNHNQ; translated from the coding sequence ATGGCCGCTAAAAAATACAATAAATCGACACTTAAAAAATTTAAGCAACTGCTATTGGATGAGCGCAAACGTATTATTGAAGACCTGGATTATCAAAAAAGTGAGCTAAATAAAACCATCACAGACGGCGCTGGTGAGCTCTCTTCTGCAACCTATCATATGGCTGATGTCGGAACCGATATGGCTGAACGTGAAAAGACCAGCATGTTTGCTCATCGACAAGCCAAATACTTGAACGATATAGACGAGGCGCTTGATCGGGTGAACAAAGAAACCTACGGAGTTTGCATAATCTGTGGAGATTTGATCGAAGAAGGCCGCCTGTTGGCTGCTCTGATCGCTAAGTACCACGTTCCCTGTAAAGAAACCCAGAATCAACGCAACCACAATCAGTAG
- a CDS encoding DUF3467 domain-containing protein, which produces MDSKKQPAQQIQIQVNEKVADGEYANLAIITHSGAEFVLDFVRVMPGSPKANVQSRIIMTPSHTKALQRALEQNITKYEAEHGEIKMPDPMAFPGMKAGPQNMPN; this is translated from the coding sequence ATGGACAGCAAGAAACAACCCGCTCAGCAGATCCAGATCCAGGTTAACGAGAAAGTTGCCGATGGGGAATATGCCAACCTGGCTATCATTACTCACTCCGGTGCCGAATTTGTATTGGATTTTGTGAGAGTTATGCCGGGTTCACCCAAGGCTAATGTGCAGTCACGAATTATCATGACTCCCAGTCACACCAAGGCCTTACAACGGGCTCTTGAACAGAATATCACCAAGTATGAAGCTGAACATGGTGAGATCAAGATGCCTGATCCCATGGCTTTTCCCGGAATGAAGGCTGGTCCTCAGAATATGCCCAATTAA